A single genomic interval of Antarcticibacterium arcticum harbors:
- a CDS encoding peptidylprolyl isomerase codes for MAVLNKIRQQSVFLIIIIALALFAFVLADVIRNGGMSSQKSQNVIATVNGEEISREDFARQVDAYQRNMGANASTAQAVNQVWDFKLREVVLEEQFKELGIDVGEAQVRRLLRMQLANNPNFTNEAGMFDENRMQEYVANLRATSPEAYQQWVTYENSIAESARENIYYNLIRAGVSATLVEGEQAYRLENDNVDLKFVQLPYTSIPDSEVEVTKGEIRDYVKKHQKRFKAEKARDLQFVVFPEQASQEDEAEARKLIDESLAGRMQFNASTNSNDTVAGFQNTTDIETFVNRNSDIQYQDRFIFRDQFNSDFANEIFNLQPGELYGPYKEGGYWKVSRMIEARQIADSAKASHIMISWQGLPTAAGATRTKEQAKSLADSLAGVVRSDKTKLTDLAAEFSADQASAVQGGDLGYFRPGDMIPAFNDFVFDNTPGSVGVVESDFGYHVINVEEKTAEERAVKIATIARDIQPSEKSLNDLYTKVTKFEIAAKNDDFAAVAKKENYEVRTVKDVKALEENIPGVGPQRRIVQWAFEDGVKAGDVKRFEIPGGYVVAQVTAVKKEGVMSAEDASATVTPILLKEKKAELLKGKITGNSLEQIAQSQNASVQTANAVNMKNPTLAGAGNEPEVVGAAFGLQPGQVSKPVAGAKGVYVVELVSLNKAAGMESYRNFATQQTQQRRQGVENRVFEALKENAKIEDNRANFY; via the coding sequence ATGGCAGTATTAAATAAAATAAGACAACAGTCTGTTTTCTTGATAATTATTATTGCATTGGCCCTTTTTGCTTTCGTTCTGGCCGATGTAATTCGTAATGGAGGAATGAGTTCGCAAAAATCACAAAATGTGATTGCTACTGTGAACGGAGAAGAAATAAGCAGGGAAGATTTTGCCAGGCAGGTGGATGCTTACCAGAGAAATATGGGGGCCAATGCCTCTACCGCTCAGGCTGTTAACCAGGTTTGGGATTTTAAACTTCGTGAGGTAGTCCTTGAAGAGCAGTTCAAAGAACTTGGGATTGATGTAGGAGAAGCACAGGTAAGACGGTTGCTTAGAATGCAACTTGCCAATAATCCCAATTTCACAAATGAAGCAGGGATGTTTGATGAAAACAGGATGCAGGAATATGTTGCAAACCTTAGAGCAACTTCACCCGAGGCTTACCAGCAATGGGTAACCTATGAGAATTCAATTGCCGAAAGTGCAAGAGAAAATATTTATTACAACCTGATAAGAGCAGGTGTTAGTGCAACCTTAGTTGAAGGGGAGCAGGCATACCGTCTGGAAAATGATAATGTAGATTTGAAATTTGTGCAACTTCCTTACACCAGCATTCCCGATAGTGAGGTGGAAGTTACCAAAGGAGAAATTAGGGATTATGTGAAAAAACATCAAAAAAGGTTTAAGGCTGAAAAAGCCAGAGACCTTCAGTTTGTAGTTTTTCCTGAACAAGCTTCTCAGGAAGATGAAGCCGAAGCACGTAAACTTATAGATGAATCCCTTGCGGGGAGAATGCAGTTCAATGCATCAACCAATAGCAATGATACTGTGGCAGGATTCCAAAACACTACAGACATTGAAACTTTTGTAAACAGAAATTCAGATATTCAGTACCAGGATCGTTTTATTTTCAGAGATCAGTTTAACAGCGATTTCGCCAATGAGATCTTCAATTTACAACCGGGTGAGCTTTATGGCCCCTACAAGGAAGGTGGATACTGGAAAGTTTCAAGAATGATAGAAGCGCGCCAGATTGCAGATTCCGCAAAGGCCAGCCATATTATGATCTCCTGGCAAGGACTGCCAACTGCGGCAGGTGCTACCAGAACTAAAGAACAGGCCAAAAGCCTTGCCGATAGTTTAGCCGGAGTGGTAAGAAGCGATAAGACAAAATTGACAGATCTTGCAGCTGAATTCAGTGCAGATCAGGCATCGGCCGTTCAGGGGGGTGATCTTGGGTATTTCAGGCCTGGAGATATGATCCCTGCTTTCAATGATTTTGTATTTGATAATACTCCCGGAAGTGTTGGCGTGGTAGAATCAGATTTTGGATACCACGTGATCAATGTGGAAGAAAAGACAGCTGAAGAACGCGCGGTTAAAATTGCAACCATAGCGAGAGATATTCAGCCTTCAGAAAAATCTTTGAATGACCTATATACCAAAGTGACCAAATTTGAGATCGCTGCTAAAAATGATGATTTTGCAGCGGTTGCCAAGAAAGAAAACTACGAAGTGCGTACTGTTAAGGATGTAAAAGCCTTGGAAGAAAATATTCCCGGTGTAGGGCCACAAAGAAGAATTGTTCAATGGGCTTTTGAAGATGGCGTAAAGGCGGGTGATGTAAAAAGGTTTGAAATTCCTGGCGGTTATGTTGTAGCCCAGGTTACTGCTGTTAAGAAAGAGGGGGTTATGAGTGCTGAAGATGCTTCGGCTACCGTAACGCCAATTCTTCTAAAAGAGAAGAAAGCAGAATTATTAAAAGGGAAAATAACCGGAAACAGCCTTGAGCAAATTGCACAAAGCCAAAACGCCAGTGTTCAGACTGCCAATGCCGTGAATATGAAAAATCCAACTTTAGCGGGAGCAGGAAATGAACCTGAAGTTGTGGGTGCGGCATTTGGACTTCAACCTGGCCAGGTAAGCAAGCCTGTTGCAGGAGCAAAAGGAGTATATGTGGTAGAATTGGTTTCTTTGAATAAGGCTGCAGGTATGGAATCTTACAGAAATTTTGCTACCCAACAAACCCAACAAAGAAGACAAGGTGTTGAAAACAGGGTTTTTGAAGCTTTGAAGGAAAACGCCAAGATCGAAGATAACAGAGCGAACTTCTACTAG
- a CDS encoding hemolysin family protein has product MEINILIIVLALILSAFFSGMEIAFISSNKIFIEIEKRQGGFLATVLKRLTKKPSKFIATMLVGNNIALVVYGFYMGDLIMAWLVGFKPVESGLANFFISDFPLLTQTVISTLVILFTAEFLPKVFFQIYSNVLLKFFAVPAYLFYLIFSFISDFVIWISDLILKRFFKTAGDEVQLAFTKIELGNFINEQMETVESREEVDSEIQIFQNALEFSDIKAREVMIPRTEIVAVDFNVAPGDLIQTFTDTGLSKILIYNETVDDIIGYIHSFELFKRPKTLKSILLPVVFVPETMWVKDVLNILIKKRKSIAVVIDEYGGTSGMITVEDIVEELFGEIEDEHDPVNLIEEKLGEHHYKFSARLEVDYLNEAYKLDIPEGENYETLGGFITNFTEEIPQQFEEVQIEHFNIKILEVSTTKIELVELEMRPKD; this is encoded by the coding sequence ATGGAGATCAACATTCTTATTATTGTTCTTGCCCTTATCCTGTCGGCATTTTTTTCCGGTATGGAGATCGCATTTATTTCTTCCAATAAGATCTTTATAGAGATCGAAAAAAGGCAGGGTGGTTTTCTGGCTACCGTACTTAAACGCCTTACCAAAAAGCCTTCTAAATTTATAGCTACCATGCTGGTGGGGAATAACATAGCCCTGGTGGTATATGGATTCTACATGGGAGACCTTATAATGGCCTGGCTGGTTGGGTTTAAACCCGTGGAAAGTGGCCTTGCAAATTTCTTTATTTCAGATTTTCCTCTGCTTACCCAAACAGTGATCTCCACCCTGGTGATACTTTTTACTGCGGAATTTCTTCCCAAGGTATTTTTCCAGATATATTCCAATGTACTGCTTAAATTCTTTGCGGTTCCTGCTTACCTGTTCTACCTGATCTTCAGTTTTATTTCAGATTTTGTGATCTGGATCTCAGACCTTATTCTGAAAAGATTCTTTAAAACAGCCGGAGATGAAGTACAGCTGGCCTTTACAAAGATCGAACTGGGAAATTTCATCAATGAACAAATGGAAACAGTTGAATCCCGGGAAGAGGTAGATTCAGAAATACAAATCTTTCAGAATGCCCTGGAATTTTCAGATATTAAAGCCCGGGAAGTAATGATCCCGCGTACCGAAATTGTTGCGGTAGATTTTAATGTGGCCCCCGGCGATCTAATCCAGACCTTTACAGATACCGGGCTTTCCAAGATCCTTATCTACAATGAAACCGTAGATGACATTATAGGTTATATACATTCCTTTGAGCTTTTCAAAAGGCCTAAGACCCTCAAATCAATCCTCTTGCCGGTTGTTTTTGTGCCAGAGACCATGTGGGTTAAAGATGTGCTGAACATCCTTATTAAAAAACGAAAAAGTATCGCGGTGGTAATTGACGAATATGGCGGAACAAGCGGGATGATCACAGTAGAGGATATTGTGGAGGAACTTTTTGGCGAAATTGAAGATGAGCACGATCCCGTAAATCTTATCGAGGAAAAACTGGGAGAGCATCATTATAAATTTTCGGCAAGGCTGGAAGTAGATTACCTTAATGAGGCATATAAGCTAGACATTCCTGAAGGGGAGAACTATGAAACCCTTGGCGGATTCATCACAAATTTTACTGAAGAGATCCCGCAACAGTTTGAGGAAGTACAAATTGAACACTTCAATATTAAGATCCTGGAGGTATCCACTACCAAAATTGAATTGGTAGAGCTGGAGATGCGCCCAAAAGATTAA
- the lptC gene encoding LPS export ABC transporter periplasmic protein LptC, which translates to MITYQKIISGIVTVSAVTMLFSCEGNLERVRALEMPGENPQAIGKSLNLTYTDSGRVVATLKSEKMLDFTNLDFPYREFPDGIEVEFFDENRAKSTLTANYAIIYAATDLIDLQGDVVLVTSDSTRLEASQLYWEQKLGWVFTDKPNIIRFPSGARNQGMGFDSDLKFTNFRSRTNVGVQVIDETK; encoded by the coding sequence ATGATCACATATCAAAAAATAATTTCAGGCATTGTCACAGTTAGCGCTGTGACAATGCTTTTTTCATGTGAGGGCAACCTTGAAAGGGTACGTGCCCTGGAGATGCCGGGTGAAAATCCGCAGGCCATAGGAAAGAGCCTTAATCTAACCTATACAGATAGTGGCCGGGTTGTGGCTACCCTTAAAAGTGAAAAAATGCTTGATTTTACAAATCTGGATTTTCCCTACCGTGAATTTCCCGATGGCATTGAAGTAGAATTTTTTGATGAGAACAGGGCAAAAAGTACCCTTACTGCCAATTACGCTATCATTTATGCTGCGACAGATCTTATAGACCTGCAGGGGGACGTGGTCCTTGTAACCAGTGACAGCACCAGGCTGGAAGCAAGCCAGTTGTACTGGGAGCAGAAACTTGGCTGGGTGTTTACAGATAAGCCCAATATAATAAGGTTTCCCAGCGGTGCCCGTAACCAGGGAATGGGCTTTGATTCCGATTTAAAATTTACTAATTTTCGTTCCCGTACCAATGTGGGCGTACAAGTTATAGATGAAACCAAATGA